The genomic region CGGCACCGTCTTCCTGGGCTATATGCTCCACAAGCTGGGCATTGACATCGAGTTCAAGATCTCCGTGTTCCTGGGCAACGACAACCCCTATTCCGCCCTGTGGACCCTGCTGGCCGCGCATCTCTTCGCCCGACCGGACGGCTCCACCGCCCTGGTGGGCTTCAACTGGTCCAACTCGGTCAATAACGAGACCATCGAGGTCACGGCGGAGCTACGCCGGCTGTTGGGCTTCGAGGACTTCGTGCGCTTCGAACATCATATCACCGAGGCCTTCCGTCACATCGTGCGCCAGCCCTACCTGCGGCGCGATGAGCTGGTGGGGCTGGCCAAAAAGGTGCCCAACATCTCCGCCAAGCACGAGGGCGCCGACCCCGACGTGGAGCAGGGGCGCGAGCACCCCTCCGATATCCTGGATTACTTCCTGTCCCGCCAGGAGATCGAGGAGCAGGGGCTCATGCCGGCGCTCCTGCGCAACTACCTGGACAAGCACGACGCGCTGAACGCCACGGCGCGCGCCCTGACGGAGCACGGCATCGGGGTCATCGCCGCCCGCCGGCTCCACAACCCCTGACGCGTCCTGGTACCTAAGTCCCATATGCTCTCCGGTCAGCATCCGCTACAATAATATCCAGTAGCGGGGTTACATCCTGTCCCATCGCTCCCCGCTCGGGATGAAAAGGTCCCCCTGCCCGGCCAGCACCGCGGCAGGTCCACCTCATCCCACCCATATCCCGTCCGGCTCCCCCGAGCCACATGGTGGAGACATCCCCATGTGCAGGCGCACCACCTCCGCGCCGCCTGTGGTCAGGGGGAGCCAGGCTTTTTCGGCCCCCTCAAATCCCATGCGCCGGTAAAAGGCGAGGAGCCAGGGCTGGTCCGCCGGGGCATAGAGTTCCAGCCGGCGGATGCCCTGCCGGCGCGCCAGCTCCACCGCCGCGCCCAGAAGCCGGCGGGCGATGCCGCGCCGGCGAAAGGCCGCGGCCACACACAGGCCGCCGATCTCCCCCTTGTCCTTCCACCGCACCAGCTCGATGTTGCCCACCACCCGGCCGTTCGCTTCCGCCACGAGGCGAGTGATATGGGGATGGCGCAGGCAAAAGGCAAGGTAATCGCGCACCTGGCCGGCGTCCTCCTCGGGGAAG from Anaerolineae bacterium harbors:
- a CDS encoding GNAT family N-acetyltransferase, producing the protein MTTALSDIHIRPARLEDAGDLASLCFPEEDAGQVRDYLAFCLRHPHITRLVAEANGRVVGNIELVRWKDKGEIGGLCVAAAFRRRGIARRLLGAAVELARRQGIRRLELYAPADQPWLLAFYRRMGFEGAEKAWLPLTTGGAEVVRLHMGMSPPCGSGEPDGIWVG